A stretch of Castanea sativa cultivar Marrone di Chiusa Pesio chromosome 2, ASM4071231v1 DNA encodes these proteins:
- the LOC142624330 gene encoding G-type lectin S-receptor-like serine/threonine-protein kinase LECRK2 has translation MAVTRILLWSFSFILALLCSSAQIQNSTTKLGSSITAGSDSSWKSPSGDFAFGFYHLVTNQYLVGIWFDQISEKTLVWSANRDDPAGKGSTIKLLLNGQLVLTHTNGTQLFICNHTSTKSASMQNDGNFVLRNSSSGIIWQSFDFPTDTILLGQTLVMGQKLHSNANGTVDYSTGQYQLEIQQLDGNILLSAFRFSGPAYWFSATAGNGNVSLVFNKTTAFMYAIYVEKNSMAYNMTSVVPTPIEDYYHKATINDKGNFQQLAFYKRNGASKWNVVWEAIIKPCTVDNICGVYGFCTTPDDKIVNCRCLPGYSPLDPNTPSKGCYPNVVMDFCAPNSSALNFTIQTLNTADNPNHDFADLARIQPTDADKCKKEVMDDCFCVAAVFNSGNNVCYKKRMPLVNSRRSSPATNNMVVFIKVPVENHDLGPKDKKESPSSAVLLASFLSCSIFAVLFAAIAIYHHPLAQRYIRVQLQPPPKRKPVELNLKAYSFQDLQEATNGFKNMLGQGAFGTVYSGVLTLEDEEVEVAVKKLEKVIERGEKEFLTEVQVIGLTHHRNLVRLFGYCNEQSHRLLVYELMKNGTLSNFLFGEGKRPSWESRAEIALGIARGLLYLHEECDTQIIHCDIKPQNVLLDNNFTAKIADFGLAKLLMKDQTRTNTNVRGTMGYIAPEWLKNAPVTTKVDVYSFGVMLLETIYCRKHMELHPADESMDVEYTILTDWVLSCVRAANLEATVSHDSELLSDYKRFERMALVGVWCTCSNPTLRPSMKKVVQMLEGTVEVDVPPLIDAQMF, from the coding sequence ATGGCTGTTACTAGAATTCTGCTTTGgtcattttcattcattctcGCCTTACTTTGCTCAAGCGCTCAGATACAGAACAGTACAACAAAACTGGGTTCTAGCATCACTGCGGGATCCGATTCTTCATGGAAATCTCCCTCTGGTGATTTTGCTTTTGGGTTCTACCATCTTGTCACCAATCAGTACCTTGTTGGTATTTGGTTTGATCAAATTTCAGAGAAAACTCTGGTTTGGTCAGCAAATCGTGACGATCCAGCTGGTAAAGGATCAACCATCAAGTTATTACTCAATGGCCAACTTgtactcacacacacaaatggGACTCAGCTTTTCATATGCAATCACACATCTACAAAATCAGCTTCAATGCAAAATGATGGCAATTTTGTATTGCGAAACTCTTCCTCTGGAATCATTTGGCAGAGTTTTGATTTCCCAACAGACACCATTTTATTAGGCCAAACTTTGGTGATGGGCCAGAAGCTGCACTCCAATGCAAATGGCACAGTTGACTACTCCACTGGTCAATATCAGTTGGAGATTCAGCAACTTGATGGGAATATTCTGTTATCTGCGTTTCGTTTTAGTGGTCCTGCTTACTGGTTCAGCGCTACTGCTGGCAATGGCAATGTGAGCCTAGTTTTCAACAAAACCACAGCTTTCATGTATGCTATTTATgtagaaaaaaattcaatggcATACAATATGACAAGCGTAGTGCCCACTCCTATTGAAGATTACTACCACAAAGCAACTATCAATGACAAAGGAAATTTCCAACAGTTAGCCTTTTATAAAAGAAATGGAGCTAGCAAATGGAATGTCGTGTGGGAGGCTATTATTAAGCCTTGCACTGTGGATAATATTTGTGGGGTATATGGCTTTTGCACTACGCCAGATGATAAAATAGTCAATTGCAGATGCTTGCCTGGTTATTCACCTTTGGATCCAAACACTCCTTCCAAAGGGTGTTATCCAAATGTAGTGATGGATTTTTGTGCACCAAATTCTTCGGCTTTGAATTTCACTATTCAAACACTCAATACTGCTGATAACCCAAATCATGATTTTGCGGATTTGGCTAGAATTCAACCAACAGATGCGGATAAGTGCAAGAAGGAAGTGATGGATGATTGTTTTTGTGTGGCTGCTGTTTTTAACAGCGGTAATAATGTTTGTTACAAGAAAAGAATGCCTTTGGTAAATAGCAGAAGAAGCAGCCCTGCCACTAATAATATGGTGGTGTTTATAAAAGTTCCAGTGGAGAATCACGATTTGGGCCCCAAAGATAAAAAGGAGTCCCCATCCAGTGCTGTTTTGTTAGCAAGCTTTCTGTCATGTTCAATATTTGCAGTGCTATTTGCAGCCATTGCTATTTATCATCACCCTTTGGCTCAGCGTTATATACGTGTTCAACTTCAGCCCCCTCCAAAAAGAAAGCCAGTGGAGCTAAACTTGAAGGCATATTCATTCCAAGATTTGCAAGAAGCAACAAATGGATTCAAGAATATGCTTGGCCAAGGAGCATTTGGTACTGTCTACAGTGGGGTTTTAACCTTAGAAGATGAAGAGGTTGAGGTTGCTGTTAAAAAGTTGGAGAAAGTGATTGAAAGAGGTGAAAAGGAATTCTTGACAGAAGTACAAGTAATTGGTTTGACACATCACAGGAATCTTGTGCGGTTGTTCGGTTATTGTAACGAGCAAAGTCACCGGCTTTTGGTTTATGAGCTAATGAAGAATGGGACTTTATCTAACTTCTTGTTTGGGGAAGGGAAAAGACCCAGCTGGGAAAGTAGAGCTGAAATTGCTCTTGGGATTGCAAGAGGTTTGTTATATTTGCATGAAGAGTGTGATACCCAGATCATCCATTGCGACATAAAGCCACAGAATGTTCTTCTTGACAACAATTTCACTGCTAAAATAGCAGATTTTGGCCTCGCAAAGCTACTGATGAAGGATCAAACTCGAACAAACACCAATGTAAGAGGAACAATGGGATATATCGCACCAGAATGGCTCAAGAATGCACCTGTAACTACCAAGGTGGATGTTTACAGCTTTGGGGTTATGTTGCTTGAGACTATCTATTGTAGAAAGCACATGGAATTGCATCCAGCTGATGAATCAATGGATGTGGAGTACACAATTCTAACAGATTGGGTTTTGAGCTGTGTCAGAGCTGCGAACTTAGAAGCCACTGTGAGTCATGATTCTGAACTCTTGAGTGATTACAAGAGGTTTGAGAGGATGGCTTTGGTAGGAGTATGGTGCACATGTTCTAATCCAACTCTACGTCCATCTATGAAGAAGGTTGTTCAGATGTTAGAAGGAACTGTTGAAGTTGATGTTCCACCTCTGATTGATGCGCAAATGTTTTAA
- the LOC142624318 gene encoding uncharacterized protein LOC142624318: MESASVPSNEHASTTRSNANSSSVRAKCDPACNHVTEELKDGKSNYRCIHCGKSYKGGGINRMKRHLAEIKSDVAACMGVPCDVRFQMVENLKEIAKSKEQTKKDQEASNYSPLEDSPKFEDVQEITPKGRGLGKGNRSGALSNFSLRSNLGKRKVGDIGNYFALRTTPGAQPSIKSVLAGKEKKLRVDMAIAKWMYDACIPINVINSSYYQPMLNAVASYDPGYRGPNYHALRVPLLKEAKREVQLIVNSHRSYWADTGCTIMADGWTDTRQRTLINFLVYCPKGIVFIRSVDASDLVKDTINLNNLFDEIVNWVGPANIVHLVTDNAANYVAARRILCGKYRNISWSLCATHCLNLIFKEIGKMDHVAKLAKRASKITMFIYNHVALQAWLRTRKNWTEIVRPGPTRFATTFIALGSLKEHKHDLQALVISKFYVESRYAKDKKAKAIVKIILDNQFLNDCQVIVHIMSPLIRLLHIVDSDEKPAMGYVYDGIVKRKKFNFDPIDYASINKTEFWVVEDEEPPFLDHEEIENALYEEGAHPIKEGSSSHVQRDDAPPGFRDKNHPIPIEDEDEDEDDDNDASNGAFGSHDDIDFNFLHNK, translated from the exons ATGGAGTCAGCTTCTGTACCATCTAATGAACATGCTTCTACAACCAGGTCTAATGCTAATTCTTCATCTGTGAGAGCGAAATGTGATCCCGCATGTAATCATGTAACTGAAGAGTTGAAAGACGGAAAAAGTAATTATAGATGTATACATTGTGGGAAAAGTTATAAAGGAGGGGGCATCAATAGGATGAAAAGACATCTAGCTGAAATTAAAAGTGATGTGGCTGCATGTATGGGTGTACCTTGTGATGTTAGGTTTCAAATGGTTGAGAATTTGAAGGAAATTGCTAAAtctaaagaacaaacaaaaaaggatcAAGAAGCATCTAATTATTCACCATTAGAGGACTCACCAAAATTTGAAGATGTCCAAGAAATTACTCCTAAAGGTAGGGGGTTAGGTAAGGGAAATAGAAGTGGTGCTCTTAGTAATTTTTCACTAAGATCCAATCTTGGCAAGAGAAAGGTTGGTGACATTGGTAATTACTTTGCTCTTAGAACAACACCGGGAGCTCAACCTTCTATTAAAAGTGTTCTTGctggcaaagaaaagaagttgaGGGTTGATATGGCTATAGCAAAATGGATGTATGATGCTTGCATTCCAATTAATGTTATAAATTCTAGTTATTATCAACCTATGCTCAATGCTGTAGCTTCTTATGATCCTGGATATAGAGGTCCAAATTATCATGCCCTTCGAGTGCCTTTATTGAAAGAAGCAAAAAGAGAAGTTCAATTGATTGTTAATTCTCATCGTTCATATTGGGCTGATACTGGTTGTACAATAATGGCTGATGGATGGACTGATACTAGGCAGAGAACATTGATTAATTTCCTTGTCTATTGCCCTAAAGGAATTGTTTTTATACGTTCTGTTGATGCTTCTGACTTGGTTAAAGATACTATTAATTTGAACAACTTGTTTGATGAAATTGTTAATTGGGTTGGTCCTGCAAATATAGTACATTTGGTCACTGACAATGCTGCAAATTATGTAGCTGCTAGAAGAATTTTGTGTGGAAAATATAGGAACATTAGTTGGTCACTTTGTGCAACACATTGCCTAAACctaatttttaaggagattgGAAAGATGGATCATGTAGCTAAACTTGCAAAGCGTGCATCCAAGATCACAATGTTCATCTATAATCATGTGGCTTTGCAAGCTTGGTTGAGGACTAGAAAAAATTGGACGGAAATTGTGCGTCCAGGGCCAACTAGGTTTGCTACTACTTTCATTGCCTTAGGGAGTCTTAAGGAACATAAGCATGACTTACAAGCATTGGTGATTAGcaaattttatgttgaatcaAGATATGCAAAAGATAAGAAAGCAAAGGCAATAGTGAAAATCATTCTTGACAATCAATTTTTGAATGATTGTCAAGTAATTGTGCATATTATGTCACCATTGATTCGTTTATTACACATTGTTGATTCTGATGAAAAACCAGCTATGGGTTATGTATATGATGGCAT AGTCAAAAGGAAGAAGTTCAATTTTGATCCTATTGATTATGCAAGTATCAATAAAACTGAATTTTGGGTAGTGGAAGATGAGGAACCTCCATTTCTGGATCATGAGGAGATAGAGAATGCATTATATGAAGAGGGAGCTCATCCAATCAAAGAAGGATCATCTAGCCATGTACAAAGAG atgatgctcCTCCCggatttagagataaaaatcatCCTATTCCtattgaagatgaagatgaggatgaggatgatgataatgatgctaGTAACGGAGCATTTGGTTCACATGAtgatattgatttcaattttcttcataacaAATGA